The genomic DNA CAAAAGCTTTTACAAAAGCAAATTCTTCTTCATATACCCAATCCGTCGTTCCATTAATTATAAAATTATTCTTTCCATCTTTCGTTACCTGAGTTATCTTATTTGTTTTTAAATCTTTAATAAACAAATTATTATTCTGAGTATAAGCTACCTTCTTGCTATCTGGTGAAAAAGTAGGTTCTTGGATATTCTTTCCTATTAGAGATAGTTTTTTAGAGTCAATGTCATATACATAATAAGTCCCTTTGAAAGAATGACGATACACCTTCTTAAAATTAGTTCCTAAAATTAGTTTTGTTTCATTATTATTAAAATGATATGAACTAAAGTTCGGCAATCCTTTTAATTTTCTGCTATCTACAATTGTCGCTACTTTTTCCAAAGTTTCATAACTGTACTTATCAACTGTTGTATATTTTTCAGTTGGATCATAATTTAGTAGCGAATAATAATTTCCATTCATAGAATTCAATGCATTCATCCTCTCTTCTGAAAATGTACCATCCCAAATTTCTTTTAATGTAATGTCTTTTGTGGTTGCTGAATTGCTTTGAGTAGTTTCCTTCCCTTGTTTACAGGATATAAACAATGCTAAACTTGTTAAAATGAGTAGTTTTTTCATTAAAATTTATAGTTTCGACTAAAAGATTGCCAAGTTTACGGAAAAATCGGCAAAAAGCAGGTGTTAAATTGTAGAAATATATAATAATCCGCCTTGTTTATAAGGATTGATTATCTTTGCTCTTTTCAAAATAACAACTTAAATGTCTAAAATTATATCTGGATTTTCAAAACTTACCAAAAAAGAAAAAATAAATTGGTTAGCAAACAACTATTTTAACGATCAACCTGAAATAATAAAGACCCTTAAACAATATTGGAATGCAGATGAAAAGCTACAAAAATTGCATGACGATTTTATAGAAAATACCATTTCTAATTTTTATATGCCTTTTGGTATTGCTCCAAATTTTATCATTAATGGTAAAGAGTATGTAATTCCTATGGTCATTGAAGAGAGCTCTGTTGTTGCAGCAGCTTCTTTAGTTGCGAAGTTTTGGTCCACTCGTGGCGGTTTTAAAACAACAGTGATTTCCACTACAAAAATTGGACAAGTTCATTTTATGTATGCAGGAGACCCTATTGCATTGGAAACATATTTCAATACTCGGAAAGCAGCTTTATATGCCGCTACTGCTTCCATCACAAAGAATATGGAAAAAAGAGGCGGTGGTATTTTAGACATTCAACTAGTTAAAAAAACTGATAAGCTTGAAAATTACTATCAATTACATGTTACTTTTGAAACCAAAGATAGTATGGGAGCTAATTTCATTAACTCTTGTTTAGAAACAATAGCTAAAGAGTTTCAAAAAGACGGTATAGAAATTGTGATGAGTATTCTTTCTAATTATGTTCCTGAATGTTTAGTAAAAGCCGAGGTAAGTTGTAAAGTAGCGGAACTAGGAGGAGAAAATCCTCAACAATTTGCTGAAAAATTTTGTCAAGCTGTTCAAATTGCTGAAGTTGAACCTTACCGAGCTGTGACTCATAATAAAGGAATCATGAATGGAATTGATGCTGTTGTATTGGCTACAGGGAATGATTTTAGAGCTATTGAAGCTGGGGCTCATGCTTATGCTTCTAAAAGCGGGACTTATAAAAGTTTAACACATTGCGAAATAAAAAATGATGTATTTAGGTTTTGGATTGAAATTCCTTTGGCTCTAGGAACTGTTGGCGGATTAACCACTTTACACCCTATGTCCAAATTATCTTTAGATATGATGCAGCAACCATCTGCACAAACTTTAATGCAAATTATTGCCGCAGCTGGTTTAGCTCAGAATTTTGCTGCTTTGAGAGCCTTAACCACCAAAGGAATTCAACACGGACATATGAAAATGCACTTAATGAACATATTGAATCAATACAAAGCTTCCAATGATGAAAAAGAAATTATTCTTCATTATTTTAAAGATAAAACTGTTTCACACAGCGCTGTTATTGAAAAATTAAATTCATTGAGAAAACCTACAGTTTCTTGGGTAGATTT from Tenacibaculum maritimum NCIMB 2154 includes the following:
- a CDS encoding hydroxymethylglutaryl-CoA reductase, degradative; the encoded protein is MSKIISGFSKLTKKEKINWLANNYFNDQPEIIKTLKQYWNADEKLQKLHDDFIENTISNFYMPFGIAPNFIINGKEYVIPMVIEESSVVAAASLVAKFWSTRGGFKTTVISTTKIGQVHFMYAGDPIALETYFNTRKAALYAATASITKNMEKRGGGILDIQLVKKTDKLENYYQLHVTFETKDSMGANFINSCLETIAKEFQKDGIEIVMSILSNYVPECLVKAEVSCKVAELGGENPQQFAEKFCQAVQIAEVEPYRAVTHNKGIMNGIDAVVLATGNDFRAIEAGAHAYASKSGTYKSLTHCEIKNDVFRFWIEIPLALGTVGGLTTLHPMSKLSLDMMQQPSAQTLMQIIAAAGLAQNFAALRALTTKGIQHGHMKMHLMNILNQYKASNDEKEIILHYFKDKTVSHSAVIEKLNSLRKPTVSWVDFLNTNEMYSQLNKLNANTPPLFGKMNGQQMVEHLSLLLQISNGTIRAEQFISDEKSARRKPFLNTNNEIQLGFKAPSLSEEPYPVKFHTMDAAINDLIYQIQKFTAHFKTSKKEHHPFFGDLNFDEWTKFHTKHFTHHFKQFDLLQ